One genomic segment of Candidatus Cloacimonadota bacterium includes these proteins:
- the tmk gene encoding dTMP kinase, which yields LASYLKKRGRRVFLTREPGGPKISEDIREILLKKENSEMLPETELLLYMASRSQHTGEWIIPKLAEGIIVISDRYYDSSLAYQGVARKLDINIIDTITTFSTFGLKPDLTFLIDLSAEIGLSRILKKNADRLEQESHVFHEKVRKGFLEIAGKEKERYIVIDGNLTIDGIHEEIVKSIENYLSKT from the coding sequence TGCTCGCTTCTTATCTGAAGAAGCGGGGGAGAAGAGTTTTTCTAACCCGCGAACCGGGAGGTCCGAAAATTTCTGAAGACATTCGGGAAATCCTTCTTAAAAAAGAAAATTCGGAAATGCTTCCTGAAACCGAGTTGTTATTGTACATGGCGAGTAGAAGTCAACACACTGGTGAATGGATAATCCCAAAATTAGCAGAAGGGATCATTGTTATTTCCGATCGGTATTATGATTCATCGCTTGCTTATCAGGGTGTTGCCCGGAAATTAGATATAAACATCATTGACACTATAACTACTTTCTCAACTTTTGGTTTGAAGCCGGATCTGACTTTTTTGATAGATCTTTCAGCAGAGATCGGCTTATCCCGTATCTTAAAAAAAAATGCTGACAGATTGGAACAGGAATCGCATGTATTCCATGAAAAGGTCAGGAAGGGATTTTTAGAAATTGCCGGAAAAGAAAAAGAGAGATATATTGTTATAGATGGGAATCTCACGATAGATGGGATT